The Flavobacterium jumunjinense genome includes a region encoding these proteins:
- a CDS encoding proline dehydrogenase family protein: MEKIFNNTQVAFELKSDTQLERAYFLFKMIEIQPLVRIGTAVTNFALKAHLPVEGLIRSTVFDHFCGGVSENDCLRVVDNMFTKGVSSVLDYSVEGKEDEKQFDAALDMTIKTIEFAKERLAIPFAVFKPTGFGRFALYQKIGEGKSFTAEEQSEWDRVVARFDKVCQIAHDKDVALLIDGEESWMQEAADDLVTNMMRKYNKEKAIVFNTLQMYRWDRLDYLKKIHALAKAEGFYIGMKLVRGAYMEKENNRAEENGYPTPICATKQATDDNYDAAVVYMVDNIERMAIFAGTHNENSSYRLMELMNEKGLEKNDSRVFFGQLFGMSDNISYNLAAAGYNVAKYLPFGPVRDVMPYLIRRAEENTSVAGQTSRELDLIKKERARRKL, encoded by the coding sequence ATGGAGAAAATATTTAACAACACACAAGTTGCTTTTGAGTTAAAAAGTGATACACAATTGGAAAGGGCTTATTTCTTATTTAAAATGATTGAAATTCAGCCACTTGTACGAATTGGTACAGCCGTTACAAATTTCGCATTGAAAGCGCACTTACCTGTTGAAGGACTAATAAGAAGTACAGTTTTTGACCATTTTTGTGGAGGCGTTAGTGAAAACGATTGTTTGCGAGTAGTAGATAATATGTTCACTAAAGGTGTTTCTTCTGTTTTAGATTATTCTGTAGAAGGAAAAGAAGATGAAAAGCAGTTTGATGCTGCGTTAGATATGACCATTAAAACGATTGAATTTGCGAAAGAACGTTTAGCTATTCCTTTTGCTGTTTTTAAACCTACAGGTTTTGGACGCTTTGCATTGTATCAGAAAATAGGTGAAGGGAAATCTTTTACAGCTGAAGAACAATCGGAATGGGATAGAGTAGTAGCTCGTTTTGATAAAGTATGCCAAATTGCTCATGATAAAGATGTTGCATTGTTGATTGATGGTGAAGAAAGTTGGATGCAAGAAGCAGCTGATGATTTGGTTACTAACATGATGCGAAAATACAATAAGGAAAAAGCTATTGTTTTTAACACGTTACAAATGTACCGTTGGGATCGATTGGATTACCTTAAAAAAATACATGCTTTGGCTAAAGCTGAAGGTTTCTATATTGGTATGAAATTAGTTCGTGGTGCCTACATGGAAAAAGAAAATAATAGAGCAGAGGAAAATGGATATCCAACACCTATTTGTGCAACTAAACAAGCTACAGATGATAATTATGATGCTGCAGTTGTTTATATGGTTGATAATATTGAAAGAATGGCCATTTTTGCAGGTACACATAATGAAAATAGTTCCTATCGTTTAATGGAATTAATGAATGAGAAAGGTCTTGAGAAGAATGATTCTCGTGTCTTTTTCGGTCAATTATTCGGAATGAGTGATAATATTAGTTATAATTTGGCTGCTGCTGGATATAATGTTGCTAAATACCTTCCTTTTGGACCTGTTAGAGATGTGATGCCGTATTTGATTCGTAGAGCTGAAGAAAATACTTCTGTTGCCGGACAAACGAGTAGAGAGCTTGATTTAATAAAGAAAGAAAGAGCTAGAAGAAAATTATAA
- a CDS encoding arginine decarboxylase, whose protein sequence is MNTKYYDLINQTFYFPQEEFKLNKDNLEFHNIDLMKLVEQYGTPLKFTYLPQISNNINKAKGWFRKAMEKHKYEGNYQYCYCTKSSHFQFIMNEAFKNNIHIETSSAIDINIVENLLAEGKITKKTFVICNGFKRDAYVDNIARLINNGQKNTIPVIDNYEELDLLQEQIDGKFKIGIRIAAEEEPKFEFYTSRLGIGYKNIVPFYRKQIQENKQVELKMLHFFINTGIRDTAYYWNELLKCLKVYIALKKECPSLDSLNIGGGFPIKNSLAFEYDYQYMIDEIINQIKIACDDAEVDVPNIFTEFGSFTVGESGGAIYQVLYQKQQNDREKWNMIDSSFITTLPDTWAINKRFVMLAINRWNDTYERVLLGGLTCDSDDYYNSEQNMNAVYLPKYNKEKPLYIGFFNTGAYQETIGGFGGLHHCLIPQPKHILIDRDENGIIATEVFSEQQKAEDIMNILGYKK, encoded by the coding sequence ATGAATACAAAATATTACGACTTAATAAATCAAACTTTTTATTTTCCTCAAGAAGAGTTCAAATTAAACAAAGACAATCTTGAATTTCATAATATTGATTTAATGAAACTGGTCGAACAATATGGTACACCTTTAAAGTTTACCTATTTACCACAAATTTCTAACAATATCAACAAAGCAAAAGGTTGGTTTAGAAAAGCAATGGAAAAGCACAAGTACGAAGGTAATTATCAATACTGTTATTGCACAAAAAGTTCTCATTTTCAATTTATTATGAATGAAGCTTTTAAAAACAACATTCATATTGAAACCTCTTCTGCAATAGATATTAACATCGTAGAAAATTTGTTAGCTGAAGGAAAAATTACAAAAAAGACCTTTGTAATTTGTAACGGATTTAAGCGTGATGCTTATGTAGATAATATTGCTCGTTTAATTAATAACGGTCAAAAAAATACAATTCCAGTAATTGATAACTATGAAGAGTTAGATCTTTTACAAGAACAAATTGATGGAAAATTCAAAATCGGAATTAGAATTGCAGCCGAAGAAGAACCTAAGTTTGAGTTTTATACTTCTAGATTAGGAATTGGTTACAAAAACATAGTTCCTTTCTACAGAAAACAAATTCAAGAGAATAAACAAGTGGAATTAAAAATGCTTCACTTCTTTATTAATACAGGAATTCGTGATACAGCCTATTATTGGAATGAATTATTGAAATGTTTAAAAGTATATATTGCACTTAAAAAAGAATGTCCTTCTTTAGATAGTTTAAATATTGGTGGTGGATTTCCAATCAAAAACTCATTAGCATTTGAATATGATTACCAATACATGATTGACGAAATCATAAATCAAATCAAAATTGCGTGCGATGATGCAGAAGTAGATGTTCCAAATATTTTTACAGAATTTGGATCTTTCACAGTTGGAGAAAGTGGTGGAGCAATTTATCAAGTATTGTATCAAAAACAACAAAATGATAGAGAGAAATGGAACATGATCGATAGTTCTTTCATTACTACGCTACCTGATACTTGGGCAATTAATAAACGTTTTGTTATGTTGGCGATTAACCGCTGGAATGATACCTACGAAAGGGTGCTATTAGGTGGTTTAACTTGTGATAGTGATGATTATTACAATTCAGAACAAAACATGAATGCGGTATACTTACCAAAATACAACAAAGAGAAACCATTATATATTGGATTTTTCAATACAGGAGCTTATCAAGAAACCATTGGAGGATTTGGAGGTTTACATCACTGTTTAATTCCACAACCAAAACACATCTTAATTGATAGAGATGAAAATGGAATTATTGCGACAGAAGTCTTCTCTGAACAGCAAAAGGCAGAAGATATCATGAATATTTTAGGATATAAAAAATAA
- the aroB gene encoding 3-dehydroquinate synthase — MQTIQANNYNVFFKENGYHYLSEILLVENYSKIFIIADENTSSHCLPRFLSLLATDVEIEIIELEAGEENKNIETCLQVWHSLTELGGDRKSIILNLGGGVITDIGGFIACTFKRGIDFINIPTTLLSMVDASIGGKNGVDLGNLKNQIGIIREPKAVIIDTQYLETLEGNQMRSGFAEMLKHGLIYDRTYWNKLKDTTALNTEDLDDLIYESVLIKNKIVSEDISENGIRKALNYGHTLGHAIESYYLESSEKTSLLHGEAIAIGMILEAFISKEKGLISNEEYQEIKYVISDIYDFVEFNETDIKNCIDLLIYDKKNEFGTIQFALLEGIGSIKINQQSDNELIYKAFNDYKS; from the coding sequence ATGCAAACCATTCAAGCAAACAATTATAATGTTTTTTTTAAGGAAAACGGGTACCACTATTTATCTGAAATTTTACTAGTTGAAAACTATTCTAAAATTTTTATCATAGCAGATGAAAATACTTCTAGCCATTGTTTGCCTCGATTTTTATCATTACTTGCAACTGATGTCGAAATTGAAATCATCGAATTGGAAGCAGGTGAAGAAAATAAAAATATAGAAACGTGCTTGCAAGTTTGGCATTCTCTTACTGAACTTGGTGGAGATAGAAAAAGCATCATTCTTAATTTAGGTGGAGGCGTAATTACAGATATTGGAGGCTTTATTGCTTGTACTTTCAAAAGAGGTATCGATTTCATCAACATTCCAACTACCCTACTTTCTATGGTTGATGCATCAATTGGAGGAAAAAATGGTGTCGATTTAGGAAATCTAAAAAATCAAATCGGAATTATTAGAGAACCTAAAGCAGTAATTATAGACACACAGTATTTAGAAACATTAGAAGGTAATCAAATGCGATCTGGGTTTGCAGAGATGTTAAAACATGGATTAATTTATGACAGAACCTACTGGAACAAATTAAAAGACACAACTGCTTTAAATACAGAAGACTTAGACGATTTAATTTATGAATCAGTTCTAATAAAAAATAAGATTGTTTCTGAAGATATTTCCGAGAATGGTATCAGAAAAGCATTAAATTATGGTCATACATTAGGACATGCAATTGAAAGTTACTATCTTGAAAGTTCTGAAAAAACAAGCTTACTTCATGGAGAAGCAATTGCTATTGGAATGATTTTAGAAGCCTTTATTTCTAAAGAAAAAGGATTGATCTCTAATGAAGAATATCAAGAAATAAAATATGTAATTAGCGATATCTATGATTTTGTTGAATTTAATGAAACAGATATTAAAAACTGTATTGATTTGCTCATTTATGACAAAAAAAATGAGTTCGGAACAATCCAATTTGCGCTACTTGAAGGCATTGGAAGTATAAAAATAAATCAACAATCAGATAATGAATTGATTTACAAAGCTTTCAACGATTATAAATCATAA
- a CDS encoding MepB family protein, whose amino-acid sequence MDNTLKRIQDEIYTKCNLQITNFEAEKESKEYAACRFLLNNLNIVYRNAKTTPTKRGQFVTFWKRNNKGPIEPLHENDLIDFYVVTVQLEDKMGQFVFPKAILIEKGIISTDTKEGKRAFRVYPNWDIANNKQAEKSQKWQLHYFYEIKPLTDLKKVSELYNEYSLH is encoded by the coding sequence ATGGACAACACACTAAAAAGAATACAAGATGAAATTTATACTAAATGTAATCTACAAATTACAAACTTTGAAGCCGAAAAAGAAAGCAAAGAATATGCAGCTTGTAGATTCCTACTAAACAATTTAAATATTGTTTATAGAAATGCAAAAACAACACCAACAAAAAGAGGACAATTTGTAACGTTTTGGAAAAGAAATAATAAAGGACCAATTGAACCCCTACATGAAAATGATTTGATCGATTTTTATGTAGTAACTGTCCAATTAGAAGACAAAATGGGGCAATTTGTTTTTCCAAAAGCGATACTCATAGAAAAAGGAATCATTTCGACAGATACAAAAGAAGGAAAAAGAGCCTTTAGAGTGTATCCGAATTGGGATATTGCCAACAATAAACAAGCTGAAAAATCACAAAAATGGCAACTGCATTATTTTTATGAAATTAAGCCATTAACCGATTTAAAGAAAGTGAGTGAGTTGTATAATGAGTATTCTTTGCATTAG
- a CDS encoding alpha-ketoglutarate-dependent dioxygenase AlkB, giving the protein MQNNQGFYTIELSLENNLFKELSQSIHFENITKGRIGNHLVKVEQEKIPLVRTTTTYTIPPHYFLPLHHQIVEKINDTIVENDNNVLPKLDFNNALIEIYDKEYTTMKYHSDQSLDLKKDSYIGLFTCYEKPEELTAQTLRKLKIKDKITLEEFDIPLKHNSVVLFSLHTNTKFSHRIILEQVPKQKPLTSDNKWLGITFRTSDTYIQFKDSNPCFINGEPLVVANEDQKRDFFRIRGEENRNLDFTYPKLAYTLSIGDTIEPKESL; this is encoded by the coding sequence ATGCAAAATAACCAAGGTTTTTATACCATTGAATTGTCTTTAGAAAACAACCTATTTAAGGAATTATCTCAATCAATTCATTTCGAAAATATTACAAAAGGAAGAATTGGTAATCATTTAGTTAAAGTTGAGCAAGAGAAAATTCCATTAGTAAGAACAACAACTACATATACAATTCCGCCTCATTATTTTTTGCCATTACATCATCAAATTGTTGAAAAAATAAATGATACAATTGTTGAAAATGATAACAATGTTTTACCAAAACTCGATTTTAACAATGCACTAATCGAAATTTACGATAAAGAGTATACTACAATGAAATATCATTCTGACCAATCTTTAGATCTAAAAAAAGATTCCTACATTGGTCTTTTCACTTGTTATGAAAAACCAGAAGAATTGACAGCACAAACATTAAGAAAGCTAAAAATAAAAGATAAGATAACGCTTGAAGAGTTTGATATTCCACTAAAACATAATTCGGTTGTATTATTTTCATTGCATACCAATACAAAATTTTCACATAGAATTATATTAGAGCAAGTTCCAAAACAAAAGCCATTAACATCCGATAATAAATGGTTAGGTATAACTTTTAGAACATCAGATACCTACATTCAATTTAAAGATAGTAATCCTTGTTTTATAAATGGAGAACCATTAGTAGTAGCAAATGAAGATCAAAAAAGAGATTTTTTTAGAATTAGAGGTGAAGAAAACAGAAACCTAGATTTTACCTATCCTAAACTAGCCTATACTTTAAGTATTGGTGATACAATTGAGCCAAAAGAGAGTTTGTGA
- a CDS encoding SMP-30/gluconolactonase/LRE family protein: MKKKKSLIISIVIFIVLLITFQLTAITPFAWSPPKLPENTGVYQSNELLTSSKKIHLTMGFGPENVAIDSLGNLYCGSHIQKEDFSIGKILKITPNGKVSVFSDTKSWVAGMDFDKKGNLIACDLSRGLISINPNGEITVLATKTEEGDPIKIPNDVDIASDGMIYFTNSSSQLDFNMDNIMQLIFEQKKDGGLYQYNPKTKKVKTLTKGNYFPNGVAISKNDDYLLFVETSRYRILKHWLKGEKKGTTEIFIDNLPGFPNGISKSKDGNFWLGFSTKRIKDLDAAHPSVFKKKLIFALPKWMQPEIEPFGMLMKVAPEGHILKTYYDTTGTIVPEASAITEYNNHLYIGGDRTAYISKWKIE, translated from the coding sequence ATGAAAAAGAAAAAAAGCCTCATTATTAGCATTGTTATATTTATAGTATTGCTCATAACATTTCAACTTACTGCAATTACTCCATTTGCTTGGTCTCCACCAAAACTACCCGAAAATACAGGTGTTTATCAATCCAATGAACTTCTTACCTCTTCCAAAAAGATTCATCTTACTATGGGTTTTGGTCCTGAAAATGTAGCCATAGATAGTCTAGGTAACCTCTATTGTGGTTCACATATTCAAAAAGAAGATTTCTCAATCGGTAAAATTTTAAAAATTACACCTAATGGAAAAGTATCTGTGTTTTCAGACACAAAATCTTGGGTTGCAGGAATGGATTTTGATAAAAAAGGAAATCTTATTGCTTGCGATTTATCGAGAGGGCTCATTTCAATCAATCCAAATGGAGAAATAACTGTTCTAGCCACTAAAACAGAAGAAGGTGACCCAATTAAAATTCCAAATGATGTAGACATAGCTAGCGACGGAATGATTTATTTTACAAACTCTTCAAGTCAGTTAGATTTTAATATGGATAATATAATGCAACTCATCTTTGAGCAGAAAAAAGACGGTGGACTCTATCAATACAATCCGAAAACAAAAAAAGTAAAAACACTTACAAAAGGAAACTATTTTCCAAACGGTGTGGCAATTTCGAAAAATGACGATTATCTACTCTTTGTAGAAACTTCACGTTATCGCATATTAAAACACTGGCTAAAAGGGGAGAAAAAAGGAACTACAGAAATTTTTATAGATAATCTTCCTGGTTTTCCAAATGGAATCTCTAAAAGCAAAGACGGGAATTTCTGGTTAGGATTTTCTACAAAAAGGATAAAAGATCTAGATGCTGCCCACCCAAGTGTTTTTAAAAAGAAACTCATTTTTGCACTACCAAAATGGATGCAACCCGAAATTGAACCTTTTGGAATGCTAATGAAAGTCGCTCCAGAAGGACATATACTAAAAACCTACTACGACACTACAGGAACAATTGTTCCCGAAGCGAGTGCAATTACTGAATATAATAATCATCTATATATAGGTGGTGATAGAACAGCTTATATTTCTAAATGGAAAATAGAATAA
- a CDS encoding AAA domain-containing protein, whose amino-acid sequence MEITEKLLIELQNRLKVGSRRGVHLNAIPANSRYKFDLTRLSHIDEKLPTNFINSLLTELPLKFKISWKDNVPDLNSLFEEDQIQLVKITKSFENLINQTDAIESEKGINTFGFGFPILVRRDESDNKLTVAPILIWSLRIRRTKEFNTWEILRTEDDPIYINEILINHLQNDSKIEINQISTDFLDDGLIDKNELLDICVNIIESINSSIPDNLRETFEKKLNEIKSIPEKKYYEKLPLTSNNSFIDFGGLFSIFEVQKQNIIHDYANLLELQGATIDLEDMEEHTFQPISSVETDPSQQGILHSLKKSRNILIQGPPGTGKSQSLTAVLVNALENQKKTIVVCEKRTALEVLHNALNEKGLNYQCVLLKDIVKDRKLAVDSVRERVDNSSNRRYRYSHSKETLDNIIDKSKNLIDTINKQHKKIGENLVGNKNWSHIVGSLLSELKDNSEDYNLDLAKDTFSYESSELNQLLELIRKGQNLYDDFRPHLDLSFINSAKLVGDNPFIIEQQIEEDFSIYKKELKKVLDNVSNYEVEYYKIRKEQFNFQKASISSIENSIQSILKKHEANNDFLDEKKTNGFLFKIVSIFSKEKKTTLADQKNIGSLYNDYSLKTYHSKDFETISFSNSIKGNRDILKNYKQIIERIDNEFQSKIENEYKLLNLIKSTEKEFETELLQTIKANFSNLKTIIKEQNWTNKELNGDSHNVLSSQIQNLVDSKEQFFANESDLFSIEFKWFQFYNELSAENKLILDQLKKKTNWKKTFLIFYLNSMLVNSANMDLPTNDNDHIELGKSLSELEKEQIKYIREYWFSKQIDATRDFDDKNPNLAVENLYNKRAGKRHKRLSLREIVKMDMDLFTTFFPIILATPDVASNLFKGKNQYFDIVMFDEASQLKLEDNLPALLKGKQIIIAGDEHQMPPSNYFSKIFDGVIEDEDEFEDEIDKIKNDISNSLSDCESLLDFASELGFEKKHLDFHYRSRHPYLIDYSNYAFYNQRLKPLPNDFEYIPINYVPVNGTYSDNSNDAEAETILSIIDNNISRLPNGEYPTVGIATFNINQRNLILEKINQRRKFEKYSEFNNKIIELEENGFFVKNLENIQGDERDVIILSTTYGINKEGKFNQRFGSINHQKGYKLLNVIITRAKYKVYVCSSIPEDVFLNYKKHLINEGSNNRKGALYAYLAYSKAVSEQDNEARISVLNILAENSTKNKTIENINEDLESPFEEEVYEALTEHFDKKNIIPQHQFAGFRIDMVYDTKHMGLPKIAIECDGAAFHSSQEAYLHDRHRQKILEGNGFVFHRIWSTNWWRNPKMETKKLVDFIKAIENSSPSIFEDKSEIGLAFTDDVIIVKNELSSLQIGLEETIEVVNKEDKK is encoded by the coding sequence ATGGAGATAACTGAAAAGCTACTGATTGAATTACAAAATCGACTTAAAGTTGGTAGTCGAAGAGGTGTCCATTTAAATGCAATTCCTGCAAATTCAAGATATAAGTTCGATTTAACGAGATTATCTCATATTGATGAAAAACTACCTACAAATTTTATAAATTCACTTTTAACAGAGTTACCTTTAAAGTTCAAAATTAGTTGGAAAGATAATGTTCCAGATTTAAACTCACTTTTTGAAGAAGATCAAATACAGTTAGTAAAAATTACAAAATCTTTCGAGAATTTAATCAATCAAACAGATGCTATAGAATCGGAGAAAGGAATAAACACATTCGGTTTTGGTTTTCCAATACTTGTAAGAAGAGACGAATCAGATAATAAATTGACGGTTGCTCCTATTTTAATTTGGTCATTAAGGATAAGAAGAACAAAAGAATTTAATACTTGGGAAATATTAAGAACAGAAGATGACCCAATTTATATAAATGAGATTTTAATAAATCATTTACAAAACGATTCAAAAATAGAAATTAATCAAATTTCAACTGACTTTTTAGATGATGGATTAATTGATAAAAATGAACTTTTAGATATATGTGTAAACATCATTGAATCTATAAATAGCTCAATTCCAGATAATCTTCGCGAAACATTTGAAAAAAAGCTAAATGAAATAAAATCTATTCCAGAAAAAAAATATTATGAAAAACTACCATTAACATCTAATAATTCATTTATAGATTTTGGTGGTCTTTTTTCAATTTTTGAGGTTCAGAAGCAAAATATTATTCACGATTATGCCAATTTACTTGAATTACAAGGTGCAACAATTGACCTTGAGGATATGGAAGAACATACGTTTCAACCAATATCATCAGTGGAAACCGATCCTTCTCAACAAGGAATTTTACATTCTCTAAAAAAGTCTCGAAACATTTTAATTCAAGGGCCACCAGGTACAGGAAAAAGTCAATCGCTTACAGCAGTTTTAGTAAATGCATTAGAGAATCAAAAAAAGACAATCGTTGTTTGTGAAAAGCGAACAGCTTTAGAAGTACTTCATAATGCTTTAAATGAAAAAGGTCTTAATTATCAATGCGTTTTACTAAAAGATATTGTTAAAGATAGAAAATTAGCTGTTGATTCTGTGAGAGAGAGAGTAGACAATTCTTCAAATCGTCGATACAGATACTCTCACTCTAAAGAGACTTTAGATAATATTATTGATAAGTCAAAAAACTTAATTGATACAATAAATAAACAACACAAAAAAATAGGTGAAAATTTAGTTGGTAATAAAAATTGGAGCCATATTGTTGGTTCTCTATTATCTGAATTAAAAGACAACTCAGAAGATTACAATCTTGATTTAGCAAAAGATACATTCAGTTATGAATCATCTGAACTAAATCAATTATTAGAACTGATTAGAAAAGGTCAAAATTTATATGATGATTTTAGACCTCATTTAGACCTTTCATTTATCAACTCTGCAAAATTAGTTGGAGATAATCCATTTATTATAGAACAACAGATTGAAGAGGATTTTTCAATCTATAAAAAAGAGTTAAAAAAAGTATTAGATAACGTTTCAAACTATGAAGTAGAATATTATAAAATAAGAAAAGAACAATTTAATTTTCAAAAAGCATCAATTAGCTCTATTGAAAATTCTATCCAAAGCATTCTAAAAAAACACGAAGCAAATAATGATTTTTTAGATGAAAAAAAAACAAACGGATTTTTATTTAAAATAGTTTCAATATTTTCAAAAGAGAAGAAAACAACACTCGCAGATCAAAAAAATATAGGTTCTCTATATAACGATTATTCATTAAAAACTTATCACAGTAAAGACTTTGAAACCATTAGTTTTTCTAATTCTATTAAAGGGAATCGAGACATTCTTAAAAACTATAAACAAATTATTGAGAGAATTGATAATGAGTTTCAATCTAAAATCGAAAATGAGTACAAATTACTAAACTTAATTAAATCAACTGAAAAGGAATTTGAAACAGAACTTCTACAAACAATAAAAGCAAACTTCAGTAACTTAAAAACTATAATCAAAGAACAAAATTGGACTAACAAAGAGTTGAATGGAGATTCTCACAATGTGTTGAGTTCTCAAATTCAGAATTTAGTAGATTCAAAAGAACAATTTTTCGCAAATGAGAGTGATCTTTTTTCAATCGAGTTTAAGTGGTTTCAATTTTATAATGAATTGTCGGCTGAAAATAAATTAATCCTTGACCAATTAAAGAAAAAAACAAATTGGAAAAAAACATTTTTAATTTTCTATCTTAATTCTATGCTTGTAAATTCTGCAAACATGGATTTACCAACAAATGATAACGATCATATAGAATTAGGAAAATCTTTATCTGAACTTGAAAAAGAACAGATTAAATATATTAGAGAATATTGGTTTTCAAAACAAATAGATGCAACAAGAGATTTTGATGATAAGAACCCAAATTTAGCTGTTGAAAATCTATACAACAAACGAGCAGGTAAAAGACATAAACGATTATCTCTAAGAGAAATAGTAAAAATGGATATGGATTTATTTACTACTTTTTTTCCAATAATTCTAGCAACACCAGACGTAGCAAGTAACCTCTTTAAAGGTAAAAACCAATATTTTGATATTGTTATGTTTGACGAGGCGAGTCAATTAAAATTAGAAGATAATTTACCAGCACTTTTAAAAGGGAAACAAATTATCATTGCAGGAGATGAGCACCAAATGCCACCTTCAAATTATTTTAGCAAAATATTTGACGGTGTAATTGAGGATGAAGATGAATTTGAAGATGAAATAGATAAAATTAAAAACGATATAAGCAATTCACTTTCTGATTGTGAATCTCTTCTTGATTTCGCATCCGAATTAGGTTTTGAGAAAAAACATTTAGACTTTCATTATCGTTCAAGGCATCCCTACCTAATTGATTACTCAAATTATGCCTTTTATAATCAACGATTAAAACCACTTCCTAACGATTTTGAATATATTCCGATAAATTATGTACCTGTAAACGGCACATATTCCGATAATTCTAATGACGCAGAAGCTGAAACAATTTTATCAATTATTGACAACAATATTTCAAGACTACCTAATGGAGAATATCCAACAGTTGGAATAGCAACCTTTAACATCAACCAACGAAATCTAATTTTAGAAAAGATAAATCAAAGAAGAAAATTTGAGAAATATAGCGAATTTAATAATAAAATAATTGAGCTTGAAGAAAATGGTTTTTTTGTCAAAAATTTAGAAAATATTCAAGGAGACGAAAGAGATGTAATAATTCTCTCAACTACTTATGGTATTAATAAAGAAGGAAAATTTAACCAAAGGTTTGGCTCAATAAATCATCAAAAAGGATACAAACTTTTAAATGTTATCATTACAAGAGCAAAGTACAAAGTTTATGTATGCTCTTCAATTCCAGAAGATGTGTTTTTAAATTATAAAAAGCATTTAATAAATGAAGGTTCAAATAACCGAAAAGGTGCTTTATATGCTTATTTAGCCTACTCAAAAGCTGTTAGTGAGCAAGACAATGAAGCAAGAATTTCAGTCTTAAATATCCTCGCAGAGAATTCTACTAAAAACAAAACAATTGAAAACATAAATGAAGACCTAGAGTCACCATTTGAGGAAGAAGTTTATGAAGCTCTAACTGAACATTTTGATAAAAAAAATATAATTCCTCAACATCAATTTGCTGGTTTTAGAATTGATATGGTTTATGATACAAAACATATGGGACTTCCAAAGATAGCAATAGAATGTGATGGAGCTGCTTTTCATTCTAGCCAAGAGGCATATTTGCACGATAGACATCGACAAAAGATTCTTGAAGGAAACGGATTTGTATTCCATAGAATATGGAGTACAAATTGGTGGAGAAACCCAAAAATGGAAACAAAAAAACTTGTAGATTTTATAAAGGCTATTGAAAACAGTAGCCCATCAATATTTGAAGATAAATCAGAAATAGGACTAGCATTTACTGATGATGTTATTATTGTCAAAAATGAACTTTCAAGCCTTCAAATTGGTTTAGAAGAAACTATTGAAGTTGTTAATAAAGAAGACAAAAAATAA
- a CDS encoding NYN domain-containing protein, whose product MNTNLNIAVLIDADNIPSAHVKEMMEEIAKYGNPTIKRIYGDWTKPNLSKWKNLLLENAITPIQQYGYTTGKNATDSAMIIDAMDILYSEKVSGFCLVSSDSDFTRLATRLREAGMEVIGIGEKKTPNPFIVACDRFIYIEILKKQTEEKNDQKQVPETEIDKITKKEIKLISATINDLSDEEGWAFLGDVGSLLQKKQPNFDSRNYGFEKLTPLIKSIGSFEIEQRENPKSRYKLIFVKNK is encoded by the coding sequence ATGAATACAAATTTAAACATAGCAGTTCTAATTGATGCTGATAATATACCATCAGCACATGTAAAAGAAATGATGGAGGAAATTGCCAAATATGGTAATCCTACAATAAAAAGAATTTATGGAGACTGGACAAAGCCAAATTTATCAAAATGGAAAAACCTACTCCTTGAAAACGCAATAACGCCAATTCAACAATACGGTTACACTACGGGTAAAAACGCTACCGATTCTGCCATGATTATAGATGCCATGGATATTCTTTACAGCGAAAAAGTTAGTGGATTCTGTCTTGTTTCTAGCGATAGCGATTTTACACGCTTAGCAACGAGACTGCGAGAAGCAGGAATGGAAGTAATTGGAATTGGTGAGAAAAAAACACCAAATCCTTTTATTGTTGCCTGCGATAGGTTTATCTATATTGAAATTTTAAAGAAACAAACGGAAGAGAAAAATGATCAGAAACAGGTGCCAGAAACAGAAATAGACAAAATCACTAAGAAAGAAATAAAACTTATTTCTGCTACAATTAACGATTTGTCCGATGAAGAAGGATGGGCTTTCCTTGGAGATGTTGGAAGTTTATTACAGAAAAAACAACCCAACTTTGACTCTAGAAATTATGGTTTTGAAAAATTAACACCGCTTATAAAATCTATTGGCAGTTTTGAAATTGAACAAAGAGAAAATCCAAAAAGCAGATACAAACTAATCTTTGTGAAAAACAAATAA